The genomic window AGAGTCGGTAACTGCAGGCTTTTCACCCCGAGCACCGCAGTTAGTGTTTGAGTTGGGTATCCCTGTTTTGGGTATTTGTTACGGCATGCAAACTATGGCCGAGCAGTTGGGCGGTAAAGTTGAGTCGTCTAACGTGCAAGAATTTGGTTACGCGCAAGTTAAAATTGAAAACGAATGCGCGCTTATAAAAGATATTAAAGATCATGTAGATGATGGCGGCGCTGCGCTTTTAGACGTGTGGATGAGCCACGGCGATAAAGTGGTTGCTATGCCCGAGCAGTTCACGCTTATGGCATCTACGCCTTCTTGCCCAATTGCCGGTATGGCGTGGGAAGAGAAAAAGTTTTATGGCGTTCAGTTTCACCCTGAAGTTACCCATACATTGCAGGGTAAGCGCATTTTTGAACATTTTGCATTAGAGCTATGTGGTTGCGAAGCCTTGTGGACAGCGGCAAATATCGTTGAAGATGCAATCGGGCGTGTGCGCGCTCAGGTTGGTGACGACAAAGTATTGCTGGGTTTGTCTGGCGGGGTGGATTCTTCTGTAGTGGCCGCGCTATTGCACAAGGCTATTGGCGATAAGTTAACCTGTGTATTTGTTGATAACGGCCTATTGCGTAAAAACGAAGGCGATCAAGTGATGGACATGTTTGCAAAAAACATGGGCGTTAAAGTGATTCGCGCCGATGCTGCAGACCTGTTCCTTGGCAACCTTGCTGGCGAAAGTGACCCAGAGAAAAAACGCAAAATTATCGGTAATACGTTTATCGATATTTTCGACCAAGAAGCGAGTAAGCTAAAAGATGTTAAATGGTTGGCGCAAGGTACTATCTACCCAGATGTAATCGAGTCTGCCGCTTCTAAAACAGGCAAGGCGCACGTTATTAAGTCCCACCACAACGTAGGTGGCTTACCAGAGGATATGCAGTTTGAGCTTGTAGAGCCGTTGCGTGAATTATTTAAAGACGAAGTGCGCAAAATAGGCTTAGAATTAGGGTTGCCGTACGATATGGTTTACCGTCATCCTTTCCCGGGTCCGGGTTTGGGTGTACGTATTTTAGGCGAAGTGAAAAAAGAGTATGCTGAAATACTGCGTGAAGCGGATGCTATCTTTTTAGAAGAGCTGCACGCGGCGGGTTGGTACCATAAAACCAGCCAGGCTTTTGCTGTGTTTGTGCCGGTTAAGTCTGTAGGTGTGGTTGGTGATGCGCGTCGTTATGCGTGGGTTATTGCGTTGCGTGCCGTTGAGACTATCGACTTTATGACAGCCCGCTGGGCCCACTTACCTTATGAGCTGTTAGAAAAGGTATCAAACAGAATTATTAACGAGATTTCAGGCGTGTCTCGGGTTACTTACGATGTATCAAGTAAACCACCTGCTACGATTGAGTGGGAGTAAGCGGGCCTGATTTACCGATAAAACTTGGTTAGCACCCTAAAACACGGATGTTGAGTGTTCCGCACAATGGAGTTTGAAGATGGATTTCGATGCTTGGAAAGTAGACCTTAAATCAAAGTCGGCGTTTCATGAGACGGGTTGTAGAATTACCGTAGAGGGCAACCCGCGACAGCCGATGGGGTTAATTCCCACAAATTTTCCAACCGGTTTAACGGCAGTGGAGGAGGCGCGGTTGTTGCGCTGTGGCATGAAGGCTATTGTGAGCAAGGCTAGGGAAGAGCATATGAAAAACGTGGGCAGCCTGTAGTTGATGCTGGTGCTTTTGCCGTTTCGTTACCCATAAAAAAACCGCCATCTAGGGCGGTTTTTTATGGGTGTTAATAAAGCAGCAGCGCCAAATTATGAGCTCGTGCTTAGCTTTACTTGCCAAAACACTACCTTACAACATACTTGCCTTTTAAGTGCATTAAGGTTTTGTGATTATCTACTGTTTTAAACAGAGTTTGGTATTTTTCTAATAAAATGGTGCCTGAATCTTGGCCGCTTTCTGCTGAGTAAGTAATACCTGCGAGTAGATCATCAAATTCTTTGGTTAGCTTATCTATAGCTGCATAGATTTGCTTGGTGGTTTTTTCGGTTTCGAAAATGTGGCCTTTACCTGTCATTTGTAGGTATTGGTCGCACTCTTGTAGCCATTCTTTGCGCTCGGCTAAAAAGTTGCGGGTGTTTCTTAGCCCGCCTTTGTAGCGCATATCAAAGTTGTTTTCTACATAGTTGCCCACGCTACCTAGGGTAGTGGTCATAAATTCCATGCGAATATCATCGCAATAGCTCCATGTTACGTAGCCTGGGAATTTAACGTTGTTCGCTTGTTCTGCCTTTTCCTTCTGGCACTTCTCATCGCATCCGTACGCGTTCGAGATAATAAATGATGCAACTAAAGTTAATAGTGCAGCCAGATTTTTCATAGAAGGGGTCCGCCAGTAACTATTTGTTATAAGAATGAATGTACAGCCGTTAAATCCATTAAAAGCGTCACCAACTAAAATGTCAAGTAAAACGTGACATAGTTCCTTGTGTCTAGACGAGTTTTAAAGGTCTTTTACTTTTTAAATAGTGAAAAGTTATATAAGAATGTATAACGGGGCTGCATTCTTGCCGAGAGGAATTAAAACGGCTTACTGGTGGCCAATATAATAATTGCGCAAGCAGTTAAGAGGGCACTAATTCCAAAAATTGCGCGCAGGTGTTTATGGGGGATTTTGAAGGCAGTGATACCTAAGCCAATATAGGTAATAACCAAAAGTAATTTGATTGAAAACCAAGAATAGTCAAATGGCGAGTAGCGAAGCATTACCGCAAGGGTTACACCGGTAACAAGTAAAAGGGTATCAATAACATGTGGTGCAATTTTTACTGCACGCAATTGAAGTTTGGAAGAGTTTCCCATTAGCCAAAGAAATCTAACGGCAAACCCGCCAATACTTAATAGCACGAGCCATACGTGAATGTGTTTAATTACTGCAAACATGGAATATTATTCGCTAAGCGCTTTCTTGATAAGTGTGGCCAAATGATCTGGGAGAGTTGCTGCAAGGGCGGCTTGATGACCTGCATCAGACATTTTTGCCCATGTTTTTTGAATAATATCGATCAGTTTTGCTTCATCGTGCTTACGAGCAAAATCATCTAAATAATAAAGTACGAATACGAGGCATATAACGTCTTCCAGAGTTTGAGTTTCTGGGTCTCTGCGCAGGCCTCGCTTCTGCACAAGATATTTAACGCGACTGATATCTTCTTCATTGTAGCCGGCTTCCAGCATAAGCTCGCCAGTGCGCTTTGCATGAAAAAGCCCAAGCTCTGCGCGCCATTGTTTGTAACCTGTGCGACCTTCGGGGTAATCGCTACGCGGTGATTTCCAGCGCTCTATATGTTGTGCGCGAGCGGCAATTTGTAGGTGCTCGGACGCTTGCGGGGCAAAGCTATTAAGTACTTCTGTCATTCTTTGAGAGTACAAAAGTTCTTTGGCAATAGGCTCGCCATTTGCAGTTTCTTGATTGGGGTCTTGTGCATTTGCCGCGTCAATTTTATTGATAACGGCTAAATATTTATCATTCATTCGCAATAGAACTCAAAAATTGGGTGAAGTTTTGCGCGAAAAATTAATCTGCCGTTGAGGCGATAGCGCGCAGCTTATCCATTTGATTGATAACCACGTGTTTTTTATCAAGAGCTATTACTTCTTGTTTGTGAAGTCTGCTCATTACACGGCTTACGGTTTCTATGGTTAAGCCTAAGTAGTTGCCCATATCTGAGCGTGACATGGGTAAATAAAACTCGGTGCTTGATAAGCCCCGATGGTGGTTTCTTGTAGATATACTAACTAATAAGGACGCAATGCGCTCGTCGGCATTTTTTTTACTTAGCAGGGTAATGAGCTGCTGCTCGTGGCTAATTTCTTTACTCATAAGTTGAAAGAAGCGACGCTGCAAATTGGGAAGCTTCATGCTCAGGTCTTCGAGTTGCGAAAAGGGTATTTCACAAATCGCTGAGGTTTCTAATGCCATTGCGGTATTGGAATGTACATTCGTTGCTAGGCCATCTAACCCCAAAATTTCGCCCGGCAAGTAGAAGCCAGTAATTTGCTCCTCGCCATCCCTACTGATAGTAGAGGTTTTTACTGCGCCAGATCTTAATGCGTAAACAGCTTTAAAGTCTTCGCCTGCTTCGTAAAGTGGTTGGCCTTTTTGCAAAGGGCGGCCGCGCTGAACTATGTCGTCTAATTTAGCAATGTCATCCAACGCGAGGCTTATGGGTAAGCATATAGCCGATAAACGGCAGTCACCACAGTTCACCTGAGGGGCGTGGTGACATGATGTAGGTTCGGATTGGGACATAATTCGGTCCAGAGTACGGCAGGTATTTGATTGCTAGATTGCGAGCAAGGATATGGATACTAATGGCTAATGTCAAAGGCTTCTTTGCCTAGTTAATTGGCCTCGGCGGTAGAGTGATTGGTGTACTAATTGGTAGCTTATGGTTAAGCAAGGCTTGAGTATAAAGTGAGATATTGTGGAGCTTGTATCTGTGCTCGGAATAGACGAATGCGTCTACTCCCGGGCCCACGTTAATGGAAATGTGCGAGTCTTCGTCGGGTTCTAACTCGAAGTTGGTGTCGAGCGCATTGTGTGATGTGTGACCCAAAAAAATGTGCAGCTGATTAAAGGTTTTAAGTAGTGGGGTAATCGCGGTTTTTAGATCTGGCAATGCCGGTGCAGGGTATACAACTAACCCCAGTTGAGCAAAACCGAATTCTTTAATTTTTGCCAGCTTTTGCATCACAATTGGAGTGTTTTCTAAGTCTGAAAGCGCTATCTCAACTAAGCAGCGGTTGAAGCCTAAACCTTTGAACAGCCCCAGCCAGTTGCAATTAAGGTCCGTTAAATCGCAGTTAACAGTGTGTAGCCGCTTTTCGATAGGCTGTATATTGTATAGCTTTGCTAATGTGCGTATGAGTGCGGTAACTTCGTGTGCCCGCAAAAAGCGCGTAGGGTTGTGTAGCGTGAACTCGGTGAGTGTTGGGTGGTTGAGCGCTGTGGCCCAAACTTCAAGCTCGCGTTGCAAAAGAAACGCGGTGTCGCAAGATTGCTCGTAAAGGGGCCGAATATGATTGGAGTCTATAACAATAGTTACCGCACAGCGTTCAGCTGCGCGCGCGCGGCTAATTTCCACGGTGGAAGAGCCATTGTTAGGTGGGGGCGAGTTTTTTTCCATGTGGCTACTTTATCGTAAGCCCATGCAAGCGGTATTGATTCGAATCAAACGTAAGCGTTGAAGGTTAAGCCTACTTGAGAAGCTTTTAGGTGGCTTCTACACTTTAGTTAGAGCAGAGGGGGAATATGAGTTATCAGTGCGGTGAGTGCGGTCATAAATTCAAAAAGGCGTCTACGCATGGGGCTTGCCCTGCGTGTGCTTCTCGACAAGTTCGCAACCTAAAAGCGGCAGAACCTGTAGCTAAAGAAAAGCCAACCAAAACCAAAATAGAACTATTTACCATGACCGTATTATGGGCGTTACTTATTTACGGCGTATACGATAAGTATATTGCCAGCTAGCGCTATGCGCGGCCTGAAAAAGTACTACGAGCAGGCAAAAAACAGCGGCACCAATTCACTTGCCGGCCCCTGTAGGCTTGTGTCAAACGCTCGGCTATTTGCACTGGCATCCAAATTTAATTCTACCGTGGTTGCGCCGTAGCTGGCAGCTAGCTCTACAAACCCTGCTGCTGGGTAAACATTGCCAGACGTACCAATAGATACAAATAGGTCACATTCACACAGGGCCTGTTCGATAGTATCCATGGCTAACGGCATTTCACCAAACCATACTATATGCGGTCGCAATAAATTTGGCGGTGTGCAGCACTCGCACAGGGATTGATCGGTTAGGTCTTTGGTGCAATCGCTTACCTTTTCGCTCACAGGGCAGCGCGCTTTTAGCAGCTCACCGTGCATATGAATTAAATTTTTACTGCCACCTAGCTCATGCAGGTTATCTACGTTTTGGGTAACCAGTAAAAATTCGCCACTGAAGTGTTGTTCGAATTCCCCCAATGCTGTGTGTGCTTTGTTGGGTTGTGCGGCTGTAAGTAATTGAGAGCGTCTAGCATTGTAAAACTTTTGCACAAGCTCTGGGTTGCGGGCATAGGCCTCGGGGGTGGCTACATCTTCCACTCTGTGGTTTTCCCACAGGCCGTTATTGTCGCGAAATGTTTTAAGCCCGGATTCGGCCGATACCCCAGCGCCGGTAAGTACAACAATGCGTTTGTAATCCTTAGCTTGCTTCATTGCTTGCTTCCTGTGTTGTTTGGCTGCGGTAAGCGAGTAAAACGGGTTTGGCGCGAATTAGCATCCACCCTAAGCCAGCAGCTAGCCCTTGTAAGTGTGCGGGTGTATAGCTTGGCCAGGTTAAATCTGCACTTAGTAGCGATGTGTCCTGAGTAAATTCCCACGCGAGCCTACCAAAATAAAGAAGGGCGATAGCAATAGGAATAATACTTTTTGATCTTGCCCATACTAGCCAGATGGCAGGGGGTACCAAAGCGTTAATGGCCCCGCTTAATCCTGCATAGCGATCTAGCTGGCTAAACGGCAGGCAGGCGCCAACCACAACGAGCCCTATGGTGAGCATTACTATTGCATCTATACGATGTTCTTCTTCAACAATAAGCCCCAAAACAAGCATGGCACCGCAGTTATAAAGTAGGTGCTGGTTATCGAGGTGAACTAATTGAGAGGTGAGAAGTCGCCAAACTTCGCCATCATTTACTAGGTTTCTCTCGAAATAGAAAAGGTCGAATATAGGAGGGTAAAAATAGCAAACAACTAAAAGCATGCAGCACGCGATGGTGAACCAAGGCGTGGATTGGCCCAACATAGTTGTTAATACTGCTGGGCGCTTATTATCCATACTGTGAGTATTGCCTGCTTTGCGGTTGATTAGTCTAATGCTGTAACGGCTATTGTTTGGCCAAATTCCATGCTGCTATTGGCGGCAACCTCTATATCAGAGGTGCTTGCTGCTTCTAGGCACAAATAGCTTTTTTCGCCGTCTGTATGAATGTCGTCAATGTCTGCCGCCAAGGTGCCAGGGTTCCACAAAACCCAGTTAGCACTGCCGTGTTTAGTAACAGATATGCGGCGTTGCATAATGCTATCGGTAATGCTGGCTGGGCCATCGCACTGATAAACGCGATCAATGGGGCCGTTGTAATCCGGCTCTGTAGTATCGCACTGATTTTCTAGATCGTTTATTTTGCAGTAGTAAGGTTGGCCGGTAAGTTCAGGCACGGATAGGTGATTTAAGCTGCCTATTTGAAAGTAGTTATGCAGGGCGTAGGCGAAATTTACCGGTGCATTAAATGGATTAACCACTTTGCAGGTTTGAGTTAAGCGGCTGCCGAAAATAAGTGTTTGCTCTATTATTTGCGGGTGGCTCCAAGCTAGGGCTTTGTCTTTACCTATGTCACAGCTTAGTTTGAGTACGGTGAGGTCCGATTCTTCCTTCGCGTCTTCTAGCGTCCAATTCATTGTGCGTACAAGGCCGTGGCGGCCCTTGTTCTCTACAGGCCCAAACCAAGGCCAGCACACGGGTATGCCACCGCGAATCGCGGCGCTGCCATCCAGTGCCGATGTTTCGCTCATCCAAAGTACAGGTGCGTGGCCCTCTGGCTGCCATTCGGTAATATGCCCGCCAAATAGGCAAACCTCGGCTTTGCAGTTGTCATTCTGGATGGAAATAAACTGAATGCCGTTTTTCTCTGTGACAGTAAAATCTTGGTGCATAAATACTCAAATATTGTTTGCTTTCGATTCGTGTCATTCTAGCGGAATGCGCTTGTCGCTTCTATCCGCATAGAGATAATGATGTATAACTTTAGGTATTTATTGTGTGACGGGTGTGGAAATTTTTATTAAGTAGCGTTTGGGCCAATATTTGCCTGTTACCCAGTAGGCATTGTGTTCGGGGTCGTAGGCAATACCGTTTAATACGGCTTGCTTAGGGTTGCCACCGTTTTGCTTTTGTAACGAAGTGAGGTCTAAAATTCCGGTCACTTCACCTGTGTGATAGTTAACACGCAATATTTGATTAGTTTGCCACACATTAAGCCATAAATGCCCTTGTGCATACTCTAGTTCGTTTAAAAATCGGTAGATTTTATTTTGGTCGTGTACTTTTACTTTTTTAAGTACGCGAAAGTCCTTCTGGCTGCGCAGGTATAAATGCTCACTGCCGTCGGTCATTAAAAATAAGTTGTCTGTATGGGTGAGGCCCCAGCCTTCGCCTTCGTAACTAAGTGGGGTTAAAGCTTCACGGGTCGTTGCATTGAAGCGCAGTAGTTTATTTTCTTTCCATGTTAACAAGTACAGCGTGTCGTTTATACGTGTTAAGCCTTCTGCAAATACCCGTTTGGGTAGGGGGATTTTGTAGGTTTGTTCGCCCGTTTCTTTGTTGTAGCTGGCAATAAATGATTTGCCGTAAAGGCCGCTACTTTCGATTAGTTGGTCGCCAGCTACCAGTAAGCCCTGTGTAAAAGTGGTGGAGTTATGAGGCAGGGTTTTGAGCACCTCAAATGCAAGCTGTTTAGCGGCGTTAGCATAGGGGGTAATACATAAACTTAGGGCCAAGCTAACGGCTGCAATTATGCTTGTGGTGGTGTGTTTAGTATTAGGTTTTTGGGTTGGCATGGGCGTTTTTTGTATGGGTAATGTGTAGCCTAAGTTAGGCCTTTTACTCATTAAAAAGCAATTGCTTGTAGCATGCCAGTTTTATTGCTATTGCGCCATCGTCTGGTGGTGTGCAGGCGTATTGGCAAAGGCCTATTGGCTAAGACCTGTAGGCAAAGCCAATAGGCCTTGTGCGAAATTTCTATTCACCTTCTTCTTGTTCGCGTAGTTTTTCCCGTTCCTCTACGTAGCTCACCGCGTCGTTTACAGCGTGGGCTACTTTTATAAGCATTTCTTCCATTTCTGTTGGCGATAAAAAGAACGTCATATCCACGTCGTGGCGCACATAGCGCGGGGGCAGCCTGTTTAGTGCCACGCAGGCTGCGTCGGCCATAAATTCGGGGTCGGCGGCCGCGCGATCAGAGGAGCGCACAAGCTGCTCGAACACCATGGCTTCATAGTAGTTGTGGATGGATTCGCGGGTAGAGTTCAGGTGCCCGCTTTGCGGGGTATTAAGTAGCATAGGTGCCTCGCTTTTATGAATGTCGCTAACGTCACTAATATTGTCGCTTGCTGTGCGTATAAACCGTTGGTTACGGGGTTTGCTATCAACAAGTGTAGACATTAAATGCGGTTGCGTGTCAGATCCCTAAAAAGAAAGCGGGCGGGGTGCAGGTGCAGCAGGGTTTCGGTAGCAATGGGCTGTAGCTCGCCAAATATGCTGTGGCAAAGGGATTCTGTAGCTAAGGGCGTGTAGGCTAAACCGCGAGAGCCGTATCCCACACTCACGTAAAGGCCGCGATAATAAGGGCCTGTTTGAGGAATAGGTGTCGCGGCACGCTTGCGATAACCCGCAAAGCGTTCGCAAAACTCATCACGTATTGGTACTGGCCCAACAATAGGGAAGTAGTCTGGCGTGGTGGCTCGAAACCCTACTTTACCATCGAGGGTGGTAAGTGGCGGGTTGAACGTGAGCGATTTACTCATCGAGGCTAGGTTATCAATATTAAATTGATGATCTTCTTCGCGTAAGTCGAGGGTGTTTTCGTGCAAATTAAAAGAGGCGCCAGCGCAGTGGATGCCACTTTGCGCTGGGGCAATATAACCTGCACCACAAACAGATGCGTGCAAACGTTGCGACAACCCATGACTACTAAGGTGGGACACTTGGCCGCGTATGTTGCGCATAGGTAAGTATGCTGTTTGCGCAAGGTGTTTCGCGTCGCGAGCAGTACAAATTACGGTAATGTCTGCGCTGGCAAGCTTGTGGCCGTCGTTTGTTAGGGCGAACCATTGGCCGTGAGCATCTTGTTGCAGTTGGGCAGCATCGCTATTAAAGAGCTTGGTTATACGCGGGTGGTTGGTTAGTGCATGGCACAGCTGCACGGGGTTTAGCCAGCCAGAGTTACGTATAAATAACCCGCCAGTAGATGTGCTTACGCCTACCGCTTGTTCTGTGTCTTGTTGTTCTACCCAGTTAAATATGGGGTTGGGATCGGTGCTTGCGTGTTGCTCGCCAATGTTTCTTAATTGTTTTTCTATGGCGTTACTTGTTGCTAGGTGAAGCACGCCGGAGGCTTCACCACAGGTGGTGTAGAAGTTATGGCTGTGATAAAAGCGGTCTGCATACAGTTGGGCTGCCATGTTGAAGCGGCTTAACGGGTTTCCGCTAAGCGACAGGCGAGTGTATACCAACCCTTGCAGGTTGCTGGAAGCGCCATTGGCAAGATTAGGTGCGCGCTCCAGTAAGGTTACATTAACGCCCCTAAGCGCAAGAGCGTGCGCCGCGTGCGCCCCAGCTAGTCCGCCGCCAATAACGATTGCTGTTTTGGGGGGCTGGTGCTCACTGTTTGCAGTTTGAAGATGCCAGCTATGTTGTACGCCATTGCGTTTGCGGTAACTTCTGTGTGCTGTAGTGGGCGCTTTGTTGGGGTCGACTTGAGCAAAAGGGTGTTGCTCAAATGTGCCAAAAAGCATCTCGCGTTTTAAGCCAAAGCCCGGCACTTTTTGCCACTTAAAACCCGCGTTTTCTATTGCGTCTCTTACCGAGCGAGCGCTGGTAAAAGTGGCGAAGGTAGTTGTGCTTTTGCTTAGTTCTGCCGCAAGGGTAAAGATACATGGCTGCCAAATGGACGGGTTTTTGGCTGGAGTAAAACCATCGAAATACCACGCATCGACCAACTGTTGTTTATCGCCAATGCAGCTGCTGCGGTTTTCTATTTTGTTTATTGCGCCGTGGGCCAAAACCAATTGCTCTAACCCAGTTTTTGCGTCGCCAAAATACAAGGTTAGCTGCACTTGCCCTTCATCAAGTGTTATATGGTGAAACCCTGGCGCGCTAGAGGGTGGGTATAGCGCGCACAGCTGTTCACTTAGCGCTGCAAATTGGGGCCAGCGGTTTAGTGCTTTTGCTATTTGAGCGCTGTTAAGGGGGTGTTTTTCAAACGAGATAAAATGCATTCGCCCAGAGGGGCGTGTGCTGCGCCACAACTGCCAAGTGGCTAAAAAGTTTAACCCTGCGCCAAAGCCTGTCTCGCAAACCGTAAAGGTTTGTTGGTGAGTTAAGTGTGGCCAGCGAGCGGCTAAATTGTTTTTATCTAAAAATACAAAGCGAGTTTCGGCCAGCGCATCTGTTGTGGAGTAATACACATCGTCGTATTCGGTAGAGTAGGGCTGGCCTTGTTCATCCCACGTAAGCGCTGGGCGCTCTGTGTGTGCAATATATTCGTGCTCGAGTTTTTTAGTCATTGAGCGTTAAATGCCAAATTCTTGGGTGATTTGTTCGCACCAAGCGGCAATTCGGGCTTCTGTTTTATCAAACTCATTTTCTTCGTCTAGGGCTAGACCAACAAATTGGCTCTCGTCGGGGGTAAGTGCTTTAGAGCCCTCAAATTCAAACCCTTCGGTGCTTACATAGCCCACCATCGTGGCCCCGCGAGAGGCTAGTTTGTCGTGCAGGTAGCCCATGGCATCGAGAAACCACTCTGGGTAGCCTATTTGATCGCCCAAGCCAAAAAGCGCTACTTTTTTGCCTGTAAGGTCTAGGTCGTCGAGCTCAGGCCAAATTTCTTCCCAGTCTTCTTGTAGCTCGCCGTAATCCCACGTGGGGATGCCCATAATAATAAAATCATAGAATTGGGCGTTTACAATGGGGGTGTCGGCAATGTTAAAGCGGTCTATTAGTGACTCGCCTAACTGGGTGGCAATTTTTTCGCTGGCCATTTCTGTGTAACAGGTGGAGCTGCCATAAAAAAGGCCAATAAGTGCGCGGTTTGAATCAGACATAATTAAATAACTTTAAAGGAGTTGTGCCCACTTTTTAGCCCAATCACAGGCTTCTTCTTCGGGTTCGTCTACGTAAATTGCATCGAGTACACAGGGTGTGCCAACTCGCGTGGCGCCAATGTCGGCCATGGCTTCATCTAGCGTGGTGCCGGCTTGGGCAAAATTAGGGTAAGAGCTGTCGCCTAGGTTAATAAGCCCGTAGTGCCGCCCTGCAATATTTGGGGGTGTTTGAGTAAGCAGTGCGTACAGCGGCAATATGTTTTCGGGTAAATCGCCCATACCGGTATTGGATGTGCAAATAAGCAATACTTCATCTTCTGTTTGGTACAGGTTGTTGCCATCAAAGGCAGGGCTTATACGCACGTTATGTCCCAGTGTTTCGAGTACTTTGGCAACTTCTGTGGCTACATTTAACGCAGTACCCATTACGCTACCTACCACTATATGAACTGGTCGAGACATTGCTTTTTATTCCCTCTGTTTTAGATTGGTTGCCATTATACCCTAGCTGCCGCCAATATCGGGTATAGTGTGCGTTTTTATCACAGTGTTAAATTGAAAGCGGCTAGCAAAAATGAACGACAAAATCACCTTAGGTAAATACCGGCATTATAAAGGCAACGAATACTACGTAGAGGATGTGGCGCGGCACAGCGAAGACTTGTCTTATTTGGTTGTATACCGCTGTTTGTACGGTGAGTTTGGCTTGTGGGTGCGTCCGCTAGAAATGTTTTTAGAAGACGTAACCATTGATGGTGTGGTACAGCCAAGATTCGCCTATCAAGGCCCACTTACCTCAGCGGATATCGATGCAATGCCAGAAGCGGTAAGAGCCAAGGTGTTAGCGAATCAATGAGTTTTATTTGCCCGAATTGCAGCTTGCCGTTAACCCAAGAGCCTAATAGCAAAAACCTGCGGTGCGAGAATAATCACAGTTTCGATTGTGCGCGGCAGGGGTATTACAATTTACTTTTAGCAAATCAAAAAGCGAGTAAAGAGCCGGGCGATACTAGCGAAATGCTGCAAGCAAGAAACCGGTTTTTAGAAACAGGTAAATACAGCTTTTTAGTGCGCGCTATTGGCGATGTAATAAGCAAATATTTGGCGCGTGCCGAGCTAGAAAATACAGCGTTTACTTTATTCGATTGCGGTTGTGGCGAAGGTTATTACACGCGCGAATTGCAAAAGCGTTATTGTTCACTGCCTAGCGAATACTACTGCATAGATATCGCAAAAAACGGTGTAAAGATGGCAGCTTCGCAGACAAAGCTCGCTAAACAAAATATAGAAATACATACCGATGCTAATACCGCGTTGTTGAGTGCAAACTTTGCAGTGGCAAGTAGTGCGAACTTGCCGGTGGCTGGTAATATTTTTGATGTGTTTTTATCTATATTCGCGCCATTTAACGAAACGGAAGTAGCGCGTATTTTAAAACCCGGTGGTATTTTTATTCGGGTTGCGCCTGGGCCC from Saccharophagus degradans 2-40 includes these protein-coding regions:
- the guaA gene encoding glutamine-hydrolyzing GMP synthase; the protein is MPNTDIHSQRILILDFGSQYTQLIARRVREVGVYSEIRAWDVSDEEIKEFAPKGIILAGGPESVTAGFSPRAPQLVFELGIPVLGICYGMQTMAEQLGGKVESSNVQEFGYAQVKIENECALIKDIKDHVDDGGAALLDVWMSHGDKVVAMPEQFTLMASTPSCPIAGMAWEEKKFYGVQFHPEVTHTLQGKRIFEHFALELCGCEALWTAANIVEDAIGRVRAQVGDDKVLLGLSGGVDSSVVAALLHKAIGDKLTCVFVDNGLLRKNEGDQVMDMFAKNMGVKVIRADAADLFLGNLAGESDPEKKRKIIGNTFIDIFDQEASKLKDVKWLAQGTIYPDVIESAASKTGKAHVIKSHHNVGGLPEDMQFELVEPLRELFKDEVRKIGLELGLPYDMVYRHPFPGPGLGVRILGEVKKEYAEILREADAIFLEELHAAGWYHKTSQAFAVFVPVKSVGVVGDARRYAWVIALRAVETIDFMTARWAHLPYELLEKVSNRIINEISGVSRVTYDVSSKPPATIEWE
- a CDS encoding SirB2 family protein yields the protein MFAVIKHIHVWLVLLSIGGFAVRFLWLMGNSSKLQLRAVKIAPHVIDTLLLVTGVTLAVMLRYSPFDYSWFSIKLLLVITYIGLGITAFKIPHKHLRAIFGISALLTACAIIILATSKPF
- a CDS encoding DUF4202 domain-containing protein; protein product: MRMNDKYLAVINKIDAANAQDPNQETANGEPIAKELLYSQRMTEVLNSFAPQASEHLQIAARAQHIERWKSPRSDYPEGRTGYKQWRAELGLFHAKRTGELMLEAGYNEEDISRVKYLVQKRGLRRDPETQTLEDVICLVFVLYYLDDFARKHDEAKLIDIIQKTWAKMSDAGHQAALAATLPDHLATLIKKALSE
- the fnr gene encoding fumarate/nitrate reduction transcriptional regulator Fnr: MSQSEPTSCHHAPQVNCGDCRLSAICLPISLALDDIAKLDDIVQRGRPLQKGQPLYEAGEDFKAVYALRSGAVKTSTISRDGEEQITGFYLPGEILGLDGLATNVHSNTAMALETSAICEIPFSQLEDLSMKLPNLQRRFFQLMSKEISHEQQLITLLSKKNADERIASLLVSISTRNHHRGLSSTEFYLPMSRSDMGNYLGLTIETVSRVMSRLHKQEVIALDKKHVVINQMDKLRAIASTAD
- the cobB gene encoding Sir2 family NAD+-dependent deacetylase, whose translation is MKQAKDYKRIVVLTGAGVSAESGLKTFRDNNGLWENHRVEDVATPEAYARNPELVQKFYNARRSQLLTAAQPNKAHTALGEFEQHFSGEFLLVTQNVDNLHELGGSKNLIHMHGELLKARCPVSEKVSDCTKDLTDQSLCECCTPPNLLRPHIVWFGEMPLAMDTIEQALCECDLFVSIGTSGNVYPAAGFVELAASYGATTVELNLDASANSRAFDTSLQGPASELVPLFFACS
- the rrtA gene encoding rhombosortase, which gives rise to MDNKRPAVLTTMLGQSTPWFTIACCMLLVVCYFYPPIFDLFYFERNLVNDGEVWRLLTSQLVHLDNQHLLYNCGAMLVLGLIVEEEHRIDAIVMLTIGLVVVGACLPFSQLDRYAGLSGAINALVPPAIWLVWARSKSIIPIAIALLYFGRLAWEFTQDTSLLSADLTWPSYTPAHLQGLAAGLGWMLIRAKPVLLAYRSQTTQEASNEAS
- a CDS encoding D-hexose-6-phosphate mutarotase, which codes for MHQDFTVTEKNGIQFISIQNDNCKAEVCLFGGHITEWQPEGHAPVLWMSETSALDGSAAIRGGIPVCWPWFGPVENKGRHGLVRTMNWTLEDAKEESDLTVLKLSCDIGKDKALAWSHPQIIEQTLIFGSRLTQTCKVVNPFNAPVNFAYALHNYFQIGSLNHLSVPELTGQPYYCKINDLENQCDTTEPDYNGPIDRVYQCDGPASITDSIMQRRISVTKHGSANWVLWNPGTLAADIDDIHTDGEKSYLCLEAASTSDIEVAANSSMEFGQTIAVTALD
- a CDS encoding glutaminyl-peptide cyclotransferase, which gives rise to MPTQKPNTKHTTTSIIAAVSLALSLCITPYANAAKQLAFEVLKTLPHNSTTFTQGLLVAGDQLIESSGLYGKSFIASYNKETGEQTYKIPLPKRVFAEGLTRINDTLYLLTWKENKLLRFNATTREALTPLSYEGEGWGLTHTDNLFLMTDGSEHLYLRSQKDFRVLKKVKVHDQNKIYRFLNELEYAQGHLWLNVWQTNQILRVNYHTGEVTGILDLTSLQKQNGGNPKQAVLNGIAYDPEHNAYWVTGKYWPKRYLIKISTPVTQ